Proteins found in one Capillibacterium thermochitinicola genomic segment:
- a CDS encoding DUF4129 domain-containing protein: MNSPLPEGDKGASPWLQFLTALFCWLFMILLTLTIPLGLYRRRPVVTAVLLLFLAAGGSFHGGRRSARNFPVLWQMIYVFLFQWGVAVLWVIANREEVGKLFLMPGRIVTRYPQWWIPAVMTWFVARGFGGMIHRLQRRPRCPTRDWRNQWSDDKVDLTDWNQNWRSLQVSTCGLLGAGVFVLAVAPAPVEVELPWPLDPGRLLLWLLSCTGLALLTAGNYCYQRACWDGEGLAVTASLPREWRGQAGRILLFLSLPAWLFPGNFRAVGWRAVRWVLARTGSFRPLKLPEVGEEVPPPSLFLPEPLVVSTGTPSMLEKILIWFYFMALICLGLFFTGVLLVFIGYLIHRSLAGQLDSIRGLPKLLVRFYLFVRRLWPRRPKTGFPRRTGGSTLEEKVPVGVRPRRKVHSWGKGPRALVRRGYYRLLRKARQRGLAWRASQTPAEIGQALAAMLPEEREAVQGVTAGYQEARYGPLEPPKEDLRRFEYWRRALEDRLERRSRN, from the coding sequence ATGAATTCACCTTTACCGGAGGGAGATAAGGGCGCTTCCCCGTGGTTACAGTTCTTGACCGCCCTCTTTTGTTGGTTGTTTATGATTCTGCTCACCCTCACCATCCCGCTGGGTTTATACCGGCGCCGCCCGGTTGTTACTGCGGTCCTGTTGCTGTTTCTCGCGGCCGGCGGGAGTTTCCATGGCGGGCGGCGGTCAGCGCGGAACTTTCCGGTGTTATGGCAAATGATCTATGTTTTTCTTTTCCAGTGGGGGGTGGCTGTCCTTTGGGTCATCGCCAACCGGGAGGAGGTTGGGAAGCTCTTCCTCATGCCCGGACGGATTGTTACCCGGTACCCCCAATGGTGGATCCCGGCAGTCATGACCTGGTTTGTGGCCCGTGGTTTTGGCGGGATGATCCACCGGTTGCAACGGCGCCCCCGTTGCCCAACACGGGACTGGCGTAACCAGTGGTCTGACGACAAGGTGGACCTGACCGATTGGAACCAAAATTGGCGAAGTCTGCAGGTATCCACCTGCGGCCTGTTGGGGGCCGGGGTGTTTGTCCTGGCCGTCGCGCCCGCCCCGGTCGAAGTGGAACTGCCCTGGCCTTTGGATCCGGGCCGCCTTCTGCTCTGGCTCTTAAGTTGCACGGGCCTGGCTCTGTTGACGGCGGGCAATTACTGTTATCAACGGGCTTGTTGGGACGGGGAAGGACTGGCGGTCACTGCTTCACTGCCCCGCGAATGGCGGGGGCAGGCGGGGAGGATCCTTTTGTTTTTGTCGCTCCCGGCTTGGTTGTTCCCAGGGAATTTCCGCGCCGTGGGGTGGCGCGCCGTCCGCTGGGTACTTGCACGGACAGGGAGTTTCCGACCATTAAAGCTGCCCGAAGTTGGGGAAGAGGTGCCGCCCCCGTCTCTCTTCCTGCCGGAGCCCTTGGTTGTCTCTACCGGGACGCCCAGTATGTTGGAGAAAATTCTGATCTGGTTTTATTTTATGGCCCTTATCTGTTTGGGGCTGTTCTTCACCGGTGTTTTGCTGGTTTTTATCGGCTATCTGATACACCGGTCGCTGGCGGGCCAACTTGACAGTATCCGGGGTTTGCCCAAGTTACTTGTCCGGTTTTACCTTTTCGTGCGGCGTCTTTGGCCAAGGCGGCCAAAAACCGGTTTTCCGCGCCGGACCGGCGGTTCAACCTTGGAAGAAAAGGTCCCTGTCGGCGTCCGGCCGCGGAGGAAGGTTCATTCCTGGGGCAAAGGTCCCCGGGCTTTGGTTCGCCGGGGGTATTACCGTCTGCTGAGGAAAGCTCGCCAGCGGGGGCTGGCCTGGCGGGCCAGCCAGACTCCGGCGGAGATTGGACAGGCCCTGGCGGCAATGCTCCCGGAGGAAAGGGAAGCCGTCCAGGGGGTGACCGCCGGTTATCAGGAGGCGCGTTACGGACCGTTAGAACCGCCCAAAGAAGACCTGCGGCGCTTTGAGTACTGGCGGCGGGCTTTGGAAGACCGTCTCGAGCGGCGATCAAGAAATTAA
- the spoVAC gene encoding stage V sporulation protein AC: protein MKEVAKPKLTPKQQKYQNKVKQAEPKPDYLRNALLAFFSGGLVCLIGQALIDFYTVTMRVPPKEAANPATATMILIGSLLTGFGVFDKLAKYAGAGLAVPVTGFANSVVSAALEFREEGLIYGVCAKMFTLAGAVITFGVMTAFVFGLIHAIFH, encoded by the coding sequence GTGAAGGAAGTGGCAAAACCAAAGTTAACCCCCAAACAACAAAAATACCAGAACAAAGTGAAACAGGCCGAACCCAAACCGGATTATCTGCGCAACGCGTTGCTCGCTTTTTTCAGCGGCGGCCTCGTCTGCCTGATTGGCCAGGCCCTGATCGACTTCTACACCGTAACTATGAGAGTACCGCCCAAAGAAGCCGCCAATCCGGCCACCGCCACCATGATCTTGATTGGCTCCCTCTTAACCGGGTTCGGCGTCTTTGATAAGCTGGCCAAATACGCCGGCGCGGGTCTCGCCGTTCCGGTGACCGGTTTTGCCAACTCGGTTGTCTCCGCGGCCTTGGAGTTCCGGGAAGAAGGCTTAATCTACGGGGTATGCGCCAAGATGTTCACCCTGGCCGGGGCCGTGATTACCTTCGGCGTAATGACCGCCTTTGTTTTTGGCCTGATCCACGCCATTTTTCACTAA
- a CDS encoding thiamine pyrophosphate-dependent enzyme, with protein MVDEKTTVDREPAKNPAMPLSWRKETKPHRFCPGCGHAIALKALGEVVDELGILDRVLYGCDIGCSLLSWDFFNFDSVQTHHGRTIPLVVGAKRARPETIGIAYMGDGGGYAIGAQHLVNAAQRGDRITVILANNTLYAMTGGQLAPTTLPGQKTGTTPYGRDIKKTGPPLQGPELVAAIAADGAYVARGTVGDYPQLKQFLKKALRNQMAGRGFSFVEVLSTCPTNWRTDAKQTWAFLQGEMARYFKVGEFRVPEPATGGEEQNG; from the coding sequence ATGGTGGATGAGAAAACAACGGTGGACCGGGAACCGGCCAAAAACCCGGCGATGCCCCTTTCCTGGCGGAAAGAGACCAAGCCCCACCGCTTTTGTCCCGGGTGCGGCCATGCCATTGCCCTTAAAGCTTTGGGCGAGGTCGTTGATGAACTGGGGATTCTGGACCGGGTCCTGTACGGTTGCGATATCGGTTGCTCCCTTTTAAGCTGGGACTTTTTCAACTTTGACAGTGTCCAGACCCACCACGGGCGGACCATACCGCTGGTGGTCGGCGCGAAGCGCGCTAGGCCGGAAACGATCGGGATCGCCTATATGGGCGACGGCGGGGGTTATGCCATCGGCGCCCAGCATTTGGTCAACGCCGCCCAGCGGGGGGACCGGATCACCGTCATTTTGGCCAACAATACTTTGTATGCCATGACCGGGGGGCAGTTGGCGCCGACCACCTTACCGGGGCAGAAGACCGGAACCACTCCGTACGGGCGGGATATAAAAAAGACCGGTCCCCCGCTGCAAGGGCCGGAACTGGTGGCGGCCATCGCGGCGGACGGTGCTTACGTGGCCCGGGGAACGGTCGGGGATTACCCGCAACTGAAGCAGTTTTTGAAGAAAGCCCTCCGCAACCAGATGGCGGGGCGGGGCTTCTCCTTTGTGGAGGTTTTGTCGACTTGCCCCACCAACTGGCGGACCGATGCCAAACAGACTTGGGCCTTTCTCCAGGGGGAGATGGCCCGCTACTTTAAAGTAGGCGAGTTTAGGGTCCCGGAACCGGCGACCGGAGGGGAGGAGCAGAATGGCTGA
- a CDS encoding AAA family ATPase: MSPDHPEVIAGKIIDNIGRVLVGKKQAAELCLVALGCGGHLLLEDVPGVGKTMLARSLACSLGLSFNRIQCTPDLLPSDITGVSVFSPQAGTFTFRPGPVMANIVLVDEVNRATPRTQSGLLEVMAERQVTVDGQTYPLPEPFMVVATENPIEFEGTFPLPEAQLDRFLMRISLGYPAPDEEAAILSRLEKEHPIKTLQPVVSPEEVNRFLQAARDVFVEESLRDYIVELVGRTRHHPALAVGASPRGSIALFQAARVLAVLRGRNYVLPEDIKYLAPFVLAHRLILTAEAQARGEKGFQIMQEIISATPVPTEEALNA, translated from the coding sequence ATGAGCCCAGATCATCCGGAAGTAATTGCCGGAAAGATCATCGACAATATCGGCCGGGTTTTGGTGGGGAAAAAACAAGCGGCGGAGCTTTGTTTGGTCGCCCTGGGCTGTGGGGGGCATCTGCTCCTTGAGGATGTGCCCGGGGTAGGCAAAACCATGCTTGCCCGGTCCTTGGCTTGTTCTTTGGGGTTGTCCTTCAACCGGATTCAGTGTACGCCCGACCTGTTGCCTTCGGATATCACGGGGGTTTCGGTTTTTAGTCCGCAAGCGGGGACCTTTACCTTCCGCCCGGGACCGGTGATGGCCAATATTGTCTTGGTTGATGAGGTGAACCGGGCCACCCCCCGTACCCAGTCGGGCCTCCTGGAGGTCATGGCGGAACGGCAGGTTACGGTGGACGGTCAGACATATCCGTTGCCCGAACCCTTTATGGTGGTGGCGACCGAAAACCCCATCGAATTCGAGGGGACGTTTCCCCTGCCCGAAGCACAGTTGGACCGGTTTTTAATGCGCATTTCCCTCGGCTACCCGGCCCCCGACGAAGAGGCCGCGATCTTGTCCCGCCTGGAAAAGGAACATCCGATCAAGACATTGCAACCGGTCGTTTCACCGGAAGAGGTCAACCGGTTTCTTCAAGCGGCACGGGATGTCTTTGTCGAGGAGAGCCTGCGTGACTACATTGTCGAGCTGGTCGGCCGGACCCGTCACCATCCGGCGTTGGCAGTAGGGGCCAGCCCGCGGGGGAGTATCGCCCTCTTCCAAGCCGCCCGTGTGCTTGCGGTGCTACGGGGACGGAACTATGTTCTCCCGGAAGATATAAAATATCTGGCCCCCTTCGTTTTGGCCCACCGTTTGATCTTGACGGCGGAAGCGCAGGCCCGGGGGGAAAAAGGCTTCCAGATCATGCAGGAGATCATCAGTGCGACCCCGGTCCCCACGGAGGAAGCGTTGAATGCGTAG
- a CDS encoding 4Fe-4S dicluster domain-containing protein: MSNENNLQIQAEDSTAGGEQPLTGERWTTARGSWTIFPQLCKGCGLCIERCPTGVIRWADELGAYGTNRVTVDADGCITCKLCAIYCPDAAISVVED; this comes from the coding sequence GTGAGCAATGAAAACAACCTTCAAATACAGGCGGAAGACTCCACCGCCGGCGGTGAGCAGCCGTTGACCGGGGAACGGTGGACGACCGCCCGGGGTTCGTGGACGATTTTCCCCCAGTTGTGTAAAGGCTGCGGCCTCTGTATTGAACGGTGCCCGACCGGGGTGATCCGGTGGGCGGACGAGTTGGGGGCTTACGGAACGAACCGCGTGACTGTTGACGCCGATGGGTGTATTACCTGCAAACTTTGTGCCATCTACTGCCCGGATGCGGCAATCAGTGTGGTCGAAGACTAA
- a CDS encoding cell wall hydrolase — protein MTFLSLINPKQRQWLALFTLLCWVIPFLGVMGFMIFVPSPVPDQADRGKTVTEQKAETKVAAFDQKNEAEQGAASAEASAVKAAETERRQEAAAPPPVPPEQLKPATNVAEAAKPGANNQADGIDLDLLARVIYAEARGEPFEGQVAVGAVLINRLRNPRFPNDLWSIVFKKGEFCTVRDGQIWLRPNATAYRAARLAKAGWDPTNGALYFYNPSKTTSKWIWSRTVTARIGRHVFAA, from the coding sequence ATGACCTTTTTGTCTTTAATTAACCCCAAACAAAGACAATGGCTGGCTTTATTCACCTTATTATGCTGGGTTATACCGTTTCTCGGCGTAATGGGTTTTATGATCTTTGTTCCTTCCCCGGTGCCGGACCAAGCAGACCGGGGGAAAACGGTAACGGAGCAAAAGGCGGAAACGAAGGTGGCCGCTTTCGACCAAAAAAACGAAGCGGAACAAGGAGCCGCTTCGGCGGAAGCGTCGGCGGTGAAGGCGGCGGAGACGGAGCGCCGCCAAGAAGCGGCGGCACCCCCACCGGTTCCCCCGGAACAGCTGAAGCCGGCGACGAATGTGGCCGAAGCGGCTAAGCCCGGAGCGAACAACCAAGCCGACGGGATTGACCTTGATCTTCTTGCCCGGGTGATTTACGCCGAGGCCCGGGGGGAACCCTTTGAAGGGCAAGTGGCCGTGGGCGCGGTCTTGATCAACCGGCTGCGCAACCCCAGATTCCCCAATGATCTGTGGAGCATTGTTTTTAAAAAAGGGGAATTTTGTACGGTCCGGGACGGGCAGATCTGGCTGAGGCCGAACGCCACTGCTTACCGTGCCGCCCGCCTGGCGAAAGCCGGTTGGGATCCTACCAACGGGGCATTGTATTTCTACAACCCAAGTAAGACTACGTCCAAATGGATTTGGTCGCGAACCGTCACCGCCCGGATTGGGCGCCATGTTTTCGCGGCTTAA
- the tig gene encoding trigger factor, with protein sequence MQSTIEQLENNRVLLKLEADPQEVADAFDQAYKKVVQRVSVPGFRKGKVPRFILEKQFGKEVLYQDAVEILVTKSYYEAILQHKLEPIENPKIDFEDQIEEGKPFKFQAEVEVLPEVKLGAYKELNVKKEQPVVTDDEVEQELKALQERHAELVATEKQTLEKGDFAVIDFEGYLNEKAFPGGAAQGYTIEVGSGRLIPGFEEGLIGMAPGEERNLNLTFPEDYHQQELAGREVVFKVKLHEIKRKELPALDDEFAKEHGDFATLDDFKAHLRKRIQEYKEEAANRKFEEEVIKQVVAGSTVPLTDTLINRELEHLIHHMEHDLEARGLKLEEYLTRTEQTMEQLRDQLRPQAEERVKTDLVLTAVAQAEGITVSEDELKDRVGYLLQFYPPEFRKDILKGKNPSFIENVRSSLEREKTIKLLVGFAAPEQEAVTAVKDDEDEREEEVKEE encoded by the coding sequence ATGCAATCAACCATTGAACAACTGGAAAACAACCGCGTATTACTGAAGCTGGAGGCCGATCCGCAGGAAGTGGCTGATGCTTTTGATCAAGCTTATAAAAAAGTGGTCCAGCGAGTATCGGTACCGGGTTTCCGCAAAGGGAAGGTCCCCCGGTTTATCCTGGAAAAGCAATTCGGCAAAGAAGTTTTGTACCAGGATGCCGTTGAGATCCTGGTTACTAAAAGTTATTACGAGGCGATCCTCCAACATAAGCTAGAACCAATTGAAAATCCAAAGATTGATTTCGAAGACCAGATTGAAGAGGGCAAACCCTTTAAGTTCCAGGCGGAAGTGGAAGTTCTGCCCGAAGTTAAACTTGGTGCTTATAAAGAGCTTAATGTCAAGAAGGAACAGCCGGTCGTCACCGACGATGAAGTGGAACAAGAGTTAAAAGCGCTTCAGGAACGCCATGCGGAACTGGTGGCGACCGAAAAGCAAACTTTGGAGAAGGGCGATTTCGCCGTTATCGATTTTGAAGGATATTTAAACGAAAAAGCATTCCCCGGCGGGGCCGCCCAAGGATATACTATAGAAGTAGGATCTGGCCGGTTAATCCCCGGGTTTGAGGAAGGCCTGATCGGGATGGCTCCGGGCGAAGAGCGTAATCTGAACCTTACCTTCCCCGAAGACTACCACCAGCAGGAACTGGCGGGACGGGAAGTGGTCTTCAAGGTTAAACTGCACGAAATAAAAAGGAAAGAACTGCCGGCTCTTGATGATGAGTTTGCGAAGGAACACGGGGACTTCGCCACCCTGGATGATTTCAAAGCACACCTGCGGAAGCGGATTCAAGAGTATAAAGAGGAGGCCGCCAACCGCAAGTTCGAAGAAGAAGTGATTAAGCAGGTAGTGGCGGGCAGTACCGTCCCCTTGACGGATACCCTGATTAACCGGGAATTGGAACACTTAATTCACCATATGGAGCATGATCTCGAAGCGCGAGGGTTAAAATTAGAGGAGTATTTAACCCGTACCGAGCAGACCATGGAACAGTTGCGCGATCAGCTGCGGCCCCAAGCCGAGGAGCGGGTGAAGACCGATCTGGTGCTGACGGCGGTGGCGCAGGCAGAAGGAATTACCGTTAGTGAGGACGAACTTAAAGATCGAGTCGGTTATTTGCTCCAGTTTTATCCACCGGAGTTCCGCAAAGATATTCTGAAGGGGAAAAACCCCAGTTTTATTGAAAACGTCCGTTCGTCTCTTGAACGGGAAAAGACAATCAAACTTCTCGTCGGGTTCGCCGCCCCGGAACAAGAAGCGGTGACGGCGGTCAAGGATGACGAAGACGAAAGAGAGGAAGAGGTGAAAGAAGAATGA
- a CDS encoding DUF58 domain-containing protein, with product MRRRVRVLSLAVLFLTALSFAPAVTLYMAVGLLLVTRWGRKRVAQNLRVVRDVTKGQGFPGDTLRIRIRVANPTLFPLPWCRADHSFSALSADRNSHLFPLPARGQAQFDLQVTGERRGIYFLPPSRLSFGDHWGLTEQSLVVAGEEKIIVFPPVRPLKEFPFSRRSPLGPYRWHYGLYEDPTRLQGCREYLPGDSFKKIHWPNVARTGTLQVKEWETTLTADYGIFLNLREEDLPTGAWYYLTEFLVELAASLCHFLAGQNETVAFFCNGKPFGAAEGLFRLPPKRGKHQAPQILSYLAGVSPGKGQAVEVFFREARRLPARSVLLFLTPVITPVMVEKAAHLRRNGFQPVFLWPYYRDGTVPAADLKKANLKWYIVRKGRERDEFTFTGGR from the coding sequence ATGCGTAGGCGGGTCCGGGTTTTAAGTCTTGCAGTTCTTTTCCTGACGGCGCTAAGCTTTGCGCCGGCGGTTACGCTTTATATGGCGGTTGGCCTGTTGTTGGTGACCCGGTGGGGGCGGAAAAGAGTAGCCCAAAACCTTCGTGTCGTCAGAGACGTCACCAAAGGGCAGGGTTTTCCCGGTGATACCTTGCGGATCCGGATCCGGGTGGCCAACCCGACCTTGTTCCCGCTGCCCTGGTGCCGGGCGGATCATTCGTTTTCCGCCTTGAGCGCCGACCGCAACAGTCATCTCTTCCCACTTCCGGCCAGGGGGCAAGCCCAGTTTGATCTGCAGGTCACCGGGGAGCGGCGGGGGATCTATTTTCTGCCGCCCAGCCGGTTGTCGTTCGGTGACCACTGGGGGTTGACCGAACAAAGCCTTGTCGTGGCCGGGGAGGAGAAAATAATCGTCTTTCCCCCGGTCCGTCCCCTGAAGGAATTTCCTTTCTCCCGCCGGTCCCCACTGGGACCTTATCGTTGGCATTACGGGTTATACGAAGACCCGACGCGCCTCCAAGGCTGCCGGGAGTACCTGCCGGGGGACAGTTTCAAGAAGATCCACTGGCCGAATGTGGCCCGGACCGGTACTTTACAGGTGAAGGAGTGGGAAACAACCCTCACTGCCGATTACGGCATCTTTTTGAATCTGCGGGAAGAAGACTTACCGACCGGCGCCTGGTACTATCTGACCGAGTTTTTGGTTGAACTGGCCGCGTCCTTATGTCATTTCCTGGCGGGGCAGAACGAGACCGTGGCCTTCTTTTGTAACGGAAAGCCTTTTGGGGCCGCTGAAGGACTATTTCGGTTACCGCCGAAACGGGGGAAGCACCAAGCTCCGCAAATCCTCTCTTACCTGGCGGGGGTTTCGCCCGGCAAAGGCCAGGCGGTGGAGGTGTTTTTCCGCGAGGCCCGGCGTTTACCCGCCCGCTCCGTGCTGTTGTTTTTAACCCCGGTGATCACCCCGGTGATGGTGGAAAAAGCGGCCCATTTACGCCGGAACGGCTTCCAACCGGTTTTTTTATGGCCTTATTACCGTGACGGTACGGTTCCGGCCGCGGATCTGAAAAAGGCCAATCTGAAGTGGTATATTGTGCGCAAAGGGAGGGAGCGGGATGAATTCACCTTTACCGGAGGGAGATAA
- a CDS encoding 2-oxoacid:acceptor oxidoreductase family protein has product MAERNVLKIIITGEGGQGVQTIGELLAEAAFQAGKQALYIPNFGVEQRGGVSVAYVQIADEAIGAPKFAKADLLTVLSKRSAERTKGYLRPGTIYLYEESALEPPVIADRAVGIQGYETIAPEGFAKMVGDEAGPAPTPPADQAIRPIGIRAAATAKAELTPKVFNIIILGAITKLIAVIPPVRVKEAIAKKFGTKFRENPELAALNFKAFEKGLTMIGPRETEAF; this is encoded by the coding sequence ATGGCTGAGAGAAATGTACTGAAGATTATTATTACCGGGGAAGGGGGCCAGGGGGTACAGACGATCGGTGAGCTACTAGCCGAAGCGGCTTTCCAAGCGGGGAAGCAGGCCTTATATATCCCCAACTTCGGTGTGGAGCAACGGGGCGGGGTCTCCGTGGCTTATGTCCAGATTGCCGACGAGGCGATCGGGGCGCCCAAATTTGCCAAAGCCGATCTGCTTACGGTGTTGAGCAAGCGCTCCGCCGAACGGACCAAAGGTTACCTCCGGCCGGGGACGATCTATCTTTATGAGGAGTCGGCGCTGGAACCACCGGTGATCGCCGACCGGGCCGTCGGGATTCAGGGCTACGAGACGATTGCCCCCGAAGGGTTCGCCAAGATGGTGGGGGACGAGGCGGGACCAGCACCAACGCCACCCGCGGACCAGGCGATCCGCCCCATTGGGATCCGGGCGGCGGCGACCGCCAAGGCGGAGTTAACCCCAAAGGTGTTCAATATTATTATCTTGGGGGCAATCACAAAGCTGATTGCAGTGATACCACCGGTGCGGGTCAAGGAGGCAATCGCCAAAAAATTTGGGACCAAATTCCGGGAAAACCCGGAGTTGGCGGCGTTGAACTTCAAGGCGTTTGAAAAAGGGTTGACGATGATCGGGCCGCGCGAAACGGAAGCGTTCTAG
- the clpP gene encoding ATP-dependent Clp endopeptidase proteolytic subunit ClpP, translated as MNLVPMVVEQTNRGERAYDIFSRLLKERIIFIGGPIDDTMANLVVAQLIYLESEDPDKDISVYINSPGGVIYSGLAIYDAMQYVKPQVSTICVGFAASMAALLLSAGAKGKRYALPNSRVMIHQPLGGAEGQAADIEIQAREILRLREITNGIIARHTGKPIEKVAQDVDRNYWMSAEEAKAYGIVDEIIDKRKIK; from the coding sequence ATGAATTTAGTGCCGATGGTCGTTGAACAAACCAACCGCGGGGAACGGGCTTATGATATTTTTTCCCGCCTGCTTAAGGAGCGGATCATCTTTATTGGCGGTCCGATCGACGACACGATGGCCAATTTGGTCGTGGCGCAGCTTATATACCTGGAGAGTGAAGATCCGGATAAAGATATTTCCGTGTATATTAATAGCCCCGGCGGCGTAATCTATTCTGGATTGGCGATCTACGACGCCATGCAGTATGTTAAACCGCAAGTCTCCACGATCTGTGTAGGTTTTGCCGCCAGTATGGCTGCCCTGTTATTGAGTGCGGGGGCGAAGGGCAAGCGCTACGCGTTGCCCAACTCCAGGGTGATGATTCACCAGCCGTTGGGTGGGGCCGAAGGGCAGGCCGCGGATATTGAGATTCAAGCCCGCGAAATCCTGCGCTTGCGCGAAATCACCAACGGGATTATTGCGCGCCACACCGGAAAGCCCATCGAAAAGGTCGCCCAAGACGTGGACCGCAATTACTGGATGAGCGCCGAAGAGGCTAAGGCATACGGTATTGTCGATGAGATCATTGATAAAAGGAAAATAAAGTAG
- a CDS encoding MalY/PatB family protein, translating into MPYNFDQIINREQTGSVKWDRRAEVFGSEDLLPLWVADMDFAVPPCVTKALMERIKHPVYGYTFPPPQFYQAFCEWVVKRHQWTIEPEWLVVTPGVVPALALAVLAFTQPGEGVIIQPPVYGPFFRVVENNRRQLVLNPLKEENGRYTMDFDHLETVVNPQVKMMILCSPHNPVGRVWTREELERLGEFCRRHQILIVSDEIHADLVYPNYHHLPVAALPELAQHTITCFAPSKTFNLPGLTTAVTVIPDPEKRRRFQQVQSALGMHIHNTLGITAFTAAYQQGETWLEALISYLQGNLDFLMAFFAARLPAIKPVPPEGTYLVWLDCRRLPLPPNMLKSFFIHDAKVGLNNGSDFGPGGEGFQRLNLACPRPRLEEALHRIEQAVGKLPGENR; encoded by the coding sequence ATGCCCTACAATTTTGACCAGATCATCAACCGTGAACAGACCGGCAGCGTGAAATGGGACCGCCGGGCCGAAGTTTTCGGCAGTGAAGATTTGCTCCCCCTATGGGTGGCGGATATGGATTTCGCCGTTCCTCCGTGCGTAACTAAGGCCCTCATGGAACGGATCAAGCATCCGGTCTATGGCTATACCTTCCCCCCACCCCAATTTTACCAGGCCTTCTGCGAATGGGTGGTCAAACGGCATCAGTGGACCATTGAGCCGGAATGGTTGGTGGTTACCCCCGGGGTTGTTCCGGCGTTGGCCCTCGCGGTCCTTGCCTTCACCCAGCCGGGCGAGGGCGTGATTATTCAACCCCCCGTTTACGGTCCTTTCTTTCGCGTCGTCGAAAATAACCGGCGGCAACTGGTGCTTAATCCGTTAAAGGAAGAGAACGGCCGCTATACCATGGACTTTGACCACCTGGAAACGGTGGTCAATCCCCAAGTGAAAATGATGATCCTGTGCAGCCCCCATAACCCGGTCGGACGGGTGTGGACCCGGGAGGAACTGGAGCGGCTTGGTGAGTTCTGCCGGCGCCACCAGATCCTGATCGTTTCCGACGAAATCCACGCCGACTTGGTTTATCCCAACTATCACCATCTTCCCGTGGCGGCGCTCCCGGAGTTGGCGCAGCACACCATCACCTGTTTTGCCCCGAGTAAGACCTTCAACCTGCCCGGGCTGACCACGGCGGTGACGGTCATCCCCGATCCGGAAAAGCGGAGACGTTTTCAGCAAGTCCAGTCCGCCCTGGGAATGCATATCCATAACACGCTGGGTATTACGGCCTTTACCGCCGCTTACCAGCAGGGTGAAACCTGGTTGGAGGCACTGATCAGCTATCTCCAGGGAAACCTCGATTTCCTAATGGCCTTTTTCGCCGCCCGGCTGCCTGCCATTAAACCGGTACCGCCGGAGGGAACCTACCTGGTTTGGCTCGACTGCCGCCGTTTACCCCTGCCTCCCAACATGCTAAAGTCTTTCTTCATTCACGATGCCAAAGTCGGTTTGAACAACGGGAGTGATTTCGGCCCCGGCGGGGAAGGTTTCCAACGGCTCAATCTGGCCTGCCCCCGTCCGCGCCTCGAGGAAGCCCTCCACCGGATCGAGCAGGCCGTCGGGAAACTCCCGGGCGAGAACCGTTAG